Sequence from the Gemmatimonas sp. genome:
CCGGACGGCGGATCGCGCAGACGGCTGAGCCAAAGTGGCCCGGATGCTGCGCACCACTGTCCTCGCCATGAGGTCCAGAGGGACGTATGCTGAAGGGCTTGATCAGTAAGGTGTTCGGCACGCGACACGAGCGTGAACGCAAGCGTGTCCAGCCAATCCTCGACGACATCCATCAGATCGAAGCGCGGCTGGCGTCGCTGAGCGATGCCGAGATCCAGGCGCAAACGGCGAAGTTCCGCGGCGTGCTCGCCGAGCGGACCGGACCCATCAGTGAGCGCATCGCCGCCATCAAGGCCGCCAAGCACGAGACGGCCGACGCCGCCGAGCGGGAGCGCCTCGATGGCGAACTGCAGGGCGCCGACGGGCGCGGCGGCGTCGAGGGGGAGCTGCGGGGGGCCATTGCGGAGACGCTGGACGAACTGCTCCCTGAGGCGTTTGCCACCGTGCGCGAGGCCTGCCGCCGGCTGCGCGGGTCGACGGTCATGGTTACCGGCCACGCCCTCACCTGGGATATGGTCCCCTACGACGTGCAGCTCATTGGTGGCATTCAGCTCCACCTCGGGCGCATTGCGGAGATGGCCACCGGCGAAGGGAAGACCCTCGTCGCCACGCTGCCGCTGTACCTGAACGCGCTCCCGGGGCGCGGTGCGCACCTGGTCACGGTCAACAACTACCTGGCGCGCCGCGACTCGCAGTGGATGGGGCACCTGTATGGCTGGCTCGGGCTCACGGTCGCTTGCCTCGACGATACCGAACCGGGGTCGTGGGAGCGCAAGGCGGCGTACGGTGCCGACATCACGTACGGGACCAACAACGAGTTCGGCTTCGACTACCTGCGCGACAACATGGTGGTGTCGCTCGAGCAGCGGGTCCAGCGCCCGCACGTCTTCGCGCTGGTCGACGAAGTGGACTCGGTGCTCATCGACGAAGCCCGCACACCCCTCATCATTTCGGGGCCGGTGGGCAACGAGAGCGACGGGCAGTACGCGGAGTTCAACACGTCGGTCGAGCGGCTGGTGCGCAAGCAGAACGAGATGGTCAACCAGCTCGTGGCCGACGGTGAGCGCGCCATGGAAGCCAACGACGCGCAGGCAGCGGCGCTGCAGTTCTACAAGGCCCAAATGGGTGGCCCGAAGAACAAGCGGCTCATGAAGGTGCTGCAGGAGCAGGGCGTCAAGCAGATGGTGCAGCGGGTCGAGCTCGATGTCATCGCCGACAAGAAGCTCCCCGTCTCGAAGCGTGCGTTCCGCGACCTCGAGGACGAACTGCTGTTCGTGCTCGATGAGAAGGGGCACACGGTGCACCTCACCGAGAAGGGGCTCGACTGGCTCTCTCCGGATCATCCGGACACCTTCGTCCTGCCGGACATCTCGCTGCTCATCGGACAGATCGATCGCGACGCGGAGCTGAGCGCCACGGAGCGCCTCGAGCGGCGCGGGGGCGTGGAGCGCGAGTATGCCACGAAGAGCGAGCGGCTGAACATCATCCATCAGCTGCTGCGCGCCCACGCTCTGTACGAGAAGGACGTGAACTACGTGGTGCAGGAGGGGCAGGTGCTCATCGTCGATGAGTTCACCGGGCGTACCATGCCGGGACGTCGCTGGAGCGAAGGGTTGCACCAGGCGGTCGAAGCCAAGGAGCGCGTGCAGGTGAAGGGGGAAACCCAGACCCTCGCCACCATCACGATTCAGAATTACTTCCGCATGTACGAGAAGCTGGCCGGCATGACCGGCACGGCCGAGACGGAAGAAGCGGAGTTCCATACCATCTACGGGCTCGAGGTGTCGGTCATCCCAACCAACCGCGCCATCCAGCGTGATGACCGGCAGGATCTCGTCTTCAAGACGCGGCGGGAGAAGTACAATGCCATCGTCGACGAGACACGCCGGCTGCACGAGTTGGGTTTCCCGGTGCTCGTGGGTACCGCCAGTGTCGAGGCATCCGAAACGTTGGCACGGCTCTTTGCCCGGGCCGGGCTCAAGCACAACGTGCTGAACGCCAAGTATCACCAGCGCGAAGCGGAGATCGTGGCCGATGCAGGGCGTCCGGGGGCGATCACCATCGCCACGAACATGGCCGGCCGCGGCACCGACATCAAACTCGGTGAGGGTATCCGTGATGCGAAGCCGTCGCGCATCACCGATCCCGACGGCAAGGAGATCGACATCACCGAGATCGGTGGCCTGCACATCATCGGGTCGGAGCGCCACGAATCGCGGCGCATCGATCGGCAGCTCCGCGGCCGGTCGGGGCGGCAGGGGGATCCGGGTGCCTCGCAGTTCTTCCTCTCGCTCGAAGACGACCTGATGCGCCTGTTCGGCTCGGAGCGCATTGCGAAGCTCATGGATCGCATGGGCGCACAGGACGGGGAGGTGCTCACGCACCCGCTCATCACGCGCTCCATCGAGCAGGCGCAGAAGCGCGTCGAGCTGCAGAACTTCCAGTCGCGCAAGCGCCTGCTCGAGTACGACGACGTCATGAATCAGCAGCGCGAGGTCATTTACTCGCTGCGGGCGTTTGCGCTCGAGGGGGGTGAGGAGTTGAAGGGGGAGGCGCTCAAGATGCTGGAGCGCGGAGTGCAGCGGCGTGTCGAGCAGGCACTCGCCACCTTCGATCGCGTCGAAGACTGGGACTTCGAGTACGTGCAGCAGGACCTGCTGATGCACTACATGTTGCAGGTGCCCGCGTTTTCCGCCGAGCGCCCGACGTCCGTCGAGGAGGCGCAGGCGGTGGCCGTGGCGGCCGTGCACGAGGCCTTCCAGGCGAAGATCGAGAGCCTCAATCAGGTGACCGACGAGAACGGGCAGGGGTTCGCCGATCGTCTGCTGTCGCTCGTCACGCTCAACGTGATCGACGAGAAGTGGAAGGATCACCTGTACGACCTCGACCAGCTGCGGGCCTCCATCCACTATCGGTCGTGGGGGCAGAAGGATCCGCTGGTCGAGTACAAGCAGGACGCCTACACCATGTTCGTCGATCTCATGCACGATCTGGCGAACACGTTTACGGA
This genomic interval carries:
- the secA gene encoding preprotein translocase subunit SecA; translation: MLKGLISKVFGTRHERERKRVQPILDDIHQIEARLASLSDAEIQAQTAKFRGVLAERTGPISERIAAIKAAKHETADAAERERLDGELQGADGRGGVEGELRGAIAETLDELLPEAFATVREACRRLRGSTVMVTGHALTWDMVPYDVQLIGGIQLHLGRIAEMATGEGKTLVATLPLYLNALPGRGAHLVTVNNYLARRDSQWMGHLYGWLGLTVACLDDTEPGSWERKAAYGADITYGTNNEFGFDYLRDNMVVSLEQRVQRPHVFALVDEVDSVLIDEARTPLIISGPVGNESDGQYAEFNTSVERLVRKQNEMVNQLVADGERAMEANDAQAAALQFYKAQMGGPKNKRLMKVLQEQGVKQMVQRVELDVIADKKLPVSKRAFRDLEDELLFVLDEKGHTVHLTEKGLDWLSPDHPDTFVLPDISLLIGQIDRDAELSATERLERRGGVEREYATKSERLNIIHQLLRAHALYEKDVNYVVQEGQVLIVDEFTGRTMPGRRWSEGLHQAVEAKERVQVKGETQTLATITIQNYFRMYEKLAGMTGTAETEEAEFHTIYGLEVSVIPTNRAIQRDDRQDLVFKTRREKYNAIVDETRRLHELGFPVLVGTASVEASETLARLFARAGLKHNVLNAKYHQREAEIVADAGRPGAITIATNMAGRGTDIKLGEGIRDAKPSRITDPDGKEIDITEIGGLHIIGSERHESRRIDRQLRGRSGRQGDPGASQFFLSLEDDLMRLFGSERIAKLMDRMGAQDGEVLTHPLITRSIEQAQKRVELQNFQSRKRLLEYDDVMNQQREVIYSLRAFALEGGEELKGEALKMLERGVQRRVEQALATFDRVEDWDFEYVQQDLLMHYMLQVPAFSAERPTSVEEAQAVAVAAVHEAFQAKIESLNQVTDENGQGFADRLLSLVTLNVIDEKWKDHLYDLDQLRASIHYRSWGQKDPLVEYKQDAYTMFVDLMHDLANTFTERFLKAQLVFEPAPVEAFEPPPMPEFVREEGARPTRRYNALGILEDVPADELVVDESLEIVDAQFVEEEQDVGGGAEEPGRIVAQGVPQVVGAGSVRSLGEAGAGGLPAGWEQTPRNNVCPCGSGKKFKKCHGAHL